TAAACGGCTCAGTTCTTGGCCGTACTCTTCTTTTTCATCGATGTTGCGCTCTTCGAAAGAAATGTTTTGTTCTGTCAAATACGTCTTCAATTGCTTGCAGAAGTTGCAATTTGTGCTGGAGTATACGATTGCTTGTGCCATGTTTGTTTCTCTCCTTTTCTTCTATTTGTATTGGGGGACAACTTTGGAACGCTTGTTGATGTATTTGTCTACAGCCATAGCTGCAATGGCACCGTCTGCCGCAGCGACTACTGCTTGCTTCACAGGTGTTTTGCGCACCTCACCCGCTCCAAATACGCCTGGAACAGAAGACTGCATGAACTCATCTAGAATCATAAATCCTTCCTCATCGAGGCGAACTTGTCCATCCAAGAAATCGGTACCCGGCTTGCTGCCAGACAGGAAGACGAAGACTCCGTCTACGGACAGCATTTCTTCTGCTCCTTCTGCCGTGCGAATGCGCAACCCTTCGACCGCTTTCTCTCCCACGATTTCCAATGGGCGCGTACGGAAACGCATTTCCGTGTTCGGCAGCTCAGGTAGTCCTTCTACCCCTTGAAGATCAGCGCGCGGCACCAAGAAAGTGATTCTGTCCGTAAATTTGGTCAGTGCATGCGCTTCTTCCCATGCTTCCTCCGTATCACCGATGACCGCAACGTGCTTGCCTTCATAAAAAGCTCCGTCGCATGTCGCGCAAGTACTCACGCCTCGCCCGAGCAATTGCTCTTCTCCTGGAAGCATACGGTTACGTCCTTTGGAACCAGTCGCTATGATCACAGCCTTCGCTTGGAAAGTACCATGAGCCGTGAAGATGCTTTTTTCCTCATCCTCTACATCTACCGCAGAAATCGTAGTCTGGATGAATTCTGCACCGAAGCCCTCCGCTTGTCTGCGCATTTTATCCAATAGTTCCTTCCCAGTCATCTCGCCTTCTACCCCTGGGTAGTTGGCGATTTTATGTGTCAGGGCAAGCGCCCCAGTTCCGGGTGCCTTATCGATGACGAGCGTTTTTAGATTTCCACGAGCTGTATAAATGGCAGCGGAAGCACCAGCTGGTCCTCCGCCGATGATGATGACATCATACATGAACGCTCCCCCTTTCCTTATTATCAAATTATAATTATTATCAACTAGGAACAATTATCATTGTACTTGATATAATTTGAAAGTCAATATCTTTTTATAATTATTTTAAATAAGGTCTTATTATAAAAAGGCGTACGAAAAAGTCCGCCCACTACCCTGAATTATTTTACGATTCCGAATTCACCCGATTTCGTTGACGAAACAAGTAATTCAGGATAAAGTACCACTAACACTTGAACGCACAAAAGCAAAAAAGCAAGAAAGCACAAAAGTACGAAAGTAAAAATGTACCTTCTCACTGCTTCAGCCTGATTTAACAAGGAGTTGCCATTATGAACAAGCCATTATCTTTTTCGCAAAGTATTTGGGTGCTTGTCACCGTATTCGGAATCTTATTTCCCGCCCTTTTCTGGGGCAAAGTTGAGCCGCATATGCCGCTCTTCCTCGCAACCATTGGAGCTTCTACTCTTCTCTTCCTGTTCGGCGTTCCGTGGAAGCAAATGGAGGAGGGCTTGATCAAAGGAATTCAAACTGCGATCGCCCCCATGCTGATTCTATCCTTAATCGGAATTTTAATCGGGGTTTGGATGATGAGTGGAACCGTTCCGATGATTCTGCACCTCGGCATTTCGATCATCTCACCGGAGTACTTCACACTCTCCGCCCTGTTTCTGACGGTAATCGTTTCTTCCGTTACAGGAAGCTCTTTTACCACAATTAGTACGGTAGGGGTCGCTATGATGGGGGTCTCGACTGCACTCGGACTTGATCCCTTGATTACAGCCGGAGCCATTATTTGTGGAGCATGTTTCGGGGATAAAATGTCGCCTCTCTCCGACACGACCAACTTTGCAGCAGCCATTGCAGGCGTTTCCTTGTCGGAGCACGTCAAGTTCATGTCACGCACTGCCGTCCCTGCCCTTGTCATTACCGCGATTTTCTTCGGATTTCAAGGACAAAGTGCCAGTGTTAATCTAGACGCCATTCAAGAAATCCAGCTTGCTTTGGAACAAAACTTCTCGCTTAGCCTTTTATCGCTGCTGCCAGCATTCGTCGTCCTGTTATGCTCAGCGCTGCGAAAACCGATTTTGCCTACATTGGTATTCGGGATTTTGAGCGGGATTGTTACAGCTGCTCTTTCGGAAGGAGTTACTTCTCCGGTCGAATGGATGACTGTCATGCAAAAAGGCTTCGTCAGCAATATCGCCAATGAAGCCGTTGCATCAATTGTGGACCGCGGTGGACTGTTGTCGATGACCTGGTCCCTCGCCTTGATTTTGATTGCCTTGTCTTTAGGGGGCATTCTGCAATACAGCGGTGTGTTTCATGCACTCTTTTCCGGATTCATCAATCGAATCAAACGAGACTCTGAGATGGTCGGTCTTGCCGGATCTTCTTCTATTCTCGTGAATCTGCTGACAGGAGAACAATACTTGTCCATCCTGCTCCCTGGACAGATGTTTCGCGAAGCATTCGAGGCTCGCGGAATGGCGGGCAGACGACTGTCTCGTACTCTAGAAGACTGCGGGACACTCGTCAACCCACTCATTCCATGGGGGGTAAGTGGTGCATTCTTTACTGCTACCTTGCATGTATCTACACTGGAATACTTGCCTTATGTCATCTACCTGTGGATCTCGCCAATTTTGACGTTTCTATTCGCCATGCGTCGGCAGAAAGCTTAGCCGGCTGCATACACGGTCGTGCAGTTTTTTCCTTTGCGCTTGGAGCGGTACAGTGCCTCATCTGCTGCCCGCTTCAAGCCATCTGCCGTGTTTGCGTCTTGAGGGAAGCGCGCAATGCCAACACTGACCGCAATCAAGATGCAGCAATCGTCCTGTGTTAAGGGGCGCAAGCGCAAATACTCCCGAATGGCATGCGCTTTTTCCTCCGCCATCTCCATAGACGATCCTGGGCAGAGCAGCATGAACTCGTCTCCCGCATAACGATACGCAGTATCCTCTGGTCCCGACACTTCTTTCATCGCTTCGGCAATTTGCTTAATCAGTGCGTCCCCTGCATGATGACCATAATGGTCGTTCACCGCTTTTAAGCTGTCTGAGTCCAGCATGATCAAAGAAACAGACGCATCCTCTTCACTCAGCAGCTTTTCCAAATCACGATGGAACGCACGATAGTTCGCAATCCCTGTCAGCTCATCCTGGAACGACATCTGATACATTCGCTCATACAAACGCGCCGTTTCGATAGCACTTGCTACCTGAAAACCAATGATTTTCAGTAGTTCCTCGTGCTCTTTTTTATAGGCGAACTCGCGATAAGACTGGGCAGAAATAACGCCCTTGATCTGATTCCCCAGCATAAGTGGAACGAAAATGCATGTATTCGTATCAATTTCCGGGCTTCCCCAGCGGATCATTTCTGGCTCGCTTGGCTCGTTCTTCATCGTCTTGATGTGGATTGTTTCCCTTGTATCGATTACTTTGGACACCATCGCTTGCCCGTAGGGAATCGTGAGCGGACCGTAATTGACCCCATTATCTATGCTGATCGGAATTTTGATCTCACTGTCGCCTTCATCATAAAAGGCAATAAAGAAAGCATCTGCACGCATCACACGCGAGACCAGCTCGAATGCTTTCCACAAAATTTTGCTTTCCTCAAACGTTTTCGCAAAAATGTGGCTGAGGTCATGTAAAATCTTCATGTGCTCGGAGATCCACATCATTTCGGTTACCTTATTTCGCAGCTCCACAATCTTCTTAAGCAGTTCTGCATGCAAGACACTGTCCTGCTCCGACAGCATACTGTCTACCTCACGAGATAATGCTTCGACCTCGCCAAGCTCGACTTCTTCTATGTTTCCGAGCCATTGGCTATAACGCTCCAACAACTGTCTTGCATACGCTTCTCTAACGTCGTGCTTCTCATGCATATTCAACCCTCCGGCTATTGGGTAGCTTTACGCTTTTTTTTCATGATATCGCTCAATAGCTGCACGGATGGCTTGCAAGACAGCTCCCTGACCAGGTGCTAAAAAACGTTCTTGGATCGCCTTTGTGATCTCCTGCATGCCATCTGCAACTGTCTTGCCTACAAGCAAGCTAACCAAAAACTCGCTCGTCTTGTCCATGACAAAGGTAAAGCTGGCGTCACAAATCACTTCGGCGTCTACATCAATGATGAGTACACAGCCAACCATGGTAGAAACCTCGTACAAGGTAGTTCCCTTGGGGATTTGGGCGAAGCCTGCTGTCAGTACCGTATTTTTGTTCATCCAGTCGTCCTCCTAGCTGCTGATCGGCAAGCATACCTCGACTGCCGTTCCGTTACCTGGGGTGCTGATCAACCGCAGAGTCCCTCGATGGTTCTCAATGATTTTGCGGCTCACCATCAATCCCAGGCCCGTCCCCGTTTCCTTCGTCGTGAAAAAAGCCTCTCCCAATCTCGCAATCTGATGAGCTGGAATACCCACTCCATTATCTTCAAACCGAATGACGACTCGGTCATCTTCACACCGCAGTCGAATCACAATTTCTCCATTCCCTGAGGTTGCTTCGATTCCATTTTTCAAAAAGTTAATGAAGGCTTGCTTCAACTGATTCTCATCGCAATGGATCAAGGGGACTTCCGATTCGAAAACGACCTGAATCATGACCTTTTTCAAAATCGCCTCCGTCTCCAAGAGCGTCACCACATGCGTGATCAGGTTGGACAGATCGCGGGCTTCAAACACGGCCGTATGCGGCTTCGCCAAGACCAGCAGCTCTGTGACAATCATCTCGATCCGCGCCAATTCCGAGCTCATGATCGAGAAGTATTCTGGCTTTCTCATGCCATCCTTTTGCATTAATTGCACAAAGCCTTTTAGCGAGGTAAGCGGATTGCGTATCTCATGTGCGATCCCTGCCGCCAATTGACCGACTAGCGCGAGTTTTTCCGAGTTTTGCAAAAATTCTTGCGCCCGTTTGCGTTCCGTGATATCTCGGATCAGTATGTACACGGAGGGCTTGTCCTGCATCGGCACGGATGTTCCACACACTTCTACCTCCGTCCGAGTTCCATCCAAGCGGATCAGCTCAACCTCAATCGGCGCAGCCGTTTCCCCTTCCTCCAAAATGCGGAGGAGTCCCTTGATCTTCGGTACATCACGGGGATGGAAAAACGACTGAAAAGGATACCATAGCAGCTCGTCCAAGCCGGAAGCCCCAACTAGTTGCATCCCTGCCTGGTTGACGTATTGAAGCTCCCCAGCATGGTAGATGAACGCACCTTCACCGGAAATATCCAATACTCTGCACTGTTTGGAGCCATAGCTGTTCCCAAACGAGGCCGGGAGCTTCTGCACCATCGAATAATACCCAATAGACGTGCCTTCCTCCCAAAAGGTTCCATATGTAATATACACGGGAATACTTGTCCCATCCTTATGACGAAAAGCGGTGTAAAAAGGTCTCGGATCGCCATTCATCGCAAACTGTGTTTGAAGGCGTACCATTTCCTGTTCTTCCGAAACAGCCAGCTTCCAAAATAAGGACCCTTCCCATTCTTCTACGGGGTAGCCATTTAACACTTGGCAGGCAGGATTGCCTTTAAAAACTCTACCAAATTGATCGAGCAGAAAAGTGGCCTGAATCATTTGATCAAAGAAGGAACGATAGAGATGACCACTTCTCCATCCACTGTCCAATAAGTTTTTCATCGTGCCCCTCCCTCCTGGGACGAGAAAACGGCTACTCCAAATTACGGAAATAGCCTACAACGTTCTCAAATCCTATTCTCACCCAATTTTACCCTATTCGCTCTATTGTTTCCATCCCCCGGATAATTTAAATGTGCAATTTTTCCAGTACCGCTGCGCTGACACGCAGTTGCTCTGCCATTTTTTCGTCAACAGCCAAGCCCTGCCTCGCAACTGCCGCGACCAGTGCTCCGACGACAGGTGAAACGGTGGGTATCACTGTTTGAAATGAAGCTCTCGCAACCAGTTGTTCCCGAAGGGTTGTACCGGCAGTTAACAACCCTCCCGCCAAAACGACCGGTATAGGCTCCTGGACCTTTTTTAAGCAAGCATC
This genomic stretch from Brevibacillus sp. DP1.3A harbors:
- a CDS encoding glutaredoxin family protein, whose translation is MAQAIVYSSTNCNFCKQLKTYLTEQNISFEERNIDEKEEYGQELSRLGMMSVPLTVIGEKQILGFNPTRIKKALAALEEAAK
- the nhaC gene encoding Na+/H+ antiporter NhaC, which encodes MNKPLSFSQSIWVLVTVFGILFPALFWGKVEPHMPLFLATIGASTLLFLFGVPWKQMEEGLIKGIQTAIAPMLILSLIGILIGVWMMSGTVPMILHLGISIISPEYFTLSALFLTVIVSSVTGSSFTTISTVGVAMMGVSTALGLDPLITAGAIICGACFGDKMSPLSDTTNFAAAIAGVSLSEHVKFMSRTAVPALVITAIFFGFQGQSASVNLDAIQEIQLALEQNFSLSLLSLLPAFVVLLCSALRKPILPTLVFGILSGIVTAALSEGVTSPVEWMTVMQKGFVSNIANEAVASIVDRGGLLSMTWSLALILIALSLGGILQYSGVFHALFSGFINRIKRDSEMVGLAGSSSILVNLLTGEQYLSILLPGQMFREAFEARGMAGRRLSRTLEDCGTLVNPLIPWGVSGAFFTATLHVSTLEYLPYVIYLWISPILTFLFAMRRQKA
- a CDS encoding NAD(P)/FAD-dependent oxidoreductase translates to MYDVIIIGGGPAGASAAIYTARGNLKTLVIDKAPGTGALALTHKIANYPGVEGEMTGKELLDKMRRQAEGFGAEFIQTTISAVDVEDEEKSIFTAHGTFQAKAVIIATGSKGRNRMLPGEEQLLGRGVSTCATCDGAFYEGKHVAVIGDTEEAWEEAHALTKFTDRITFLVPRADLQGVEGLPELPNTEMRFRTRPLEIVGEKAVEGLRIRTAEGAEEMLSVDGVFVFLSGSKPGTDFLDGQVRLDEEGFMILDEFMQSSVPGVFGAGEVRKTPVKQAVVAAADGAIAAMAVDKYINKRSKVVPQYK
- a CDS encoding DUF3870 domain-containing protein; this encodes MNKNTVLTAGFAQIPKGTTLYEVSTMVGCVLIIDVDAEVICDASFTFVMDKTSEFLVSLLVGKTVADGMQEITKAIQERFLAPGQGAVLQAIRAAIERYHEKKA
- a CDS encoding PAS domain-containing sensor histidine kinase, with amino-acid sequence MKNLLDSGWRSGHLYRSFFDQMIQATFLLDQFGRVFKGNPACQVLNGYPVEEWEGSLFWKLAVSEEQEMVRLQTQFAMNGDPRPFYTAFRHKDGTSIPVYITYGTFWEEGTSIGYYSMVQKLPASFGNSYGSKQCRVLDISGEGAFIYHAGELQYVNQAGMQLVGASGLDELLWYPFQSFFHPRDVPKIKGLLRILEEGETAAPIEVELIRLDGTRTEVEVCGTSVPMQDKPSVYILIRDITERKRAQEFLQNSEKLALVGQLAAGIAHEIRNPLTSLKGFVQLMQKDGMRKPEYFSIMSSELARIEMIVTELLVLAKPHTAVFEARDLSNLITHVVTLLETEAILKKVMIQVVFESEVPLIHCDENQLKQAFINFLKNGIEATSGNGEIVIRLRCEDDRVVIRFEDNGVGIPAHQIARLGEAFFTTKETGTGLGLMVSRKIIENHRGTLRLISTPGNGTAVEVCLPISS
- a CDS encoding GGDEF domain-containing protein produces the protein MHEKHDVREAYARQLLERYSQWLGNIEEVELGEVEALSREVDSMLSEQDSVLHAELLKKIVELRNKVTEMMWISEHMKILHDLSHIFAKTFEESKILWKAFELVSRVMRADAFFIAFYDEGDSEIKIPISIDNGVNYGPLTIPYGQAMVSKVIDTRETIHIKTMKNEPSEPEMIRWGSPEIDTNTCIFVPLMLGNQIKGVISAQSYREFAYKKEHEELLKIIGFQVASAIETARLYERMYQMSFQDELTGIANYRAFHRDLEKLLSEEDASVSLIMLDSDSLKAVNDHYGHHAGDALIKQIAEAMKEVSGPEDTAYRYAGDEFMLLCPGSSMEMAEEKAHAIREYLRLRPLTQDDCCILIAVSVGIARFPQDANTADGLKRAADEALYRSKRKGKNCTTVYAAG